Proteins found in one Gemmatimonadota bacterium genomic segment:
- a CDS encoding inosine monophosphate cyclohydrolase, with translation MQAPERNFARHIAANSYPGRGLIIGRSADDGTWLMLYWIMGRSGHSRNRRLTIEGPVLRTEPVDRSRLDAPELIIYPAMLELSGIYIIANGDQSQTIYDALRNGGTFDDALATREREPDAPNYTPRISGMLDLSGPPTVTLNILKANPVDPARTDRATYRPSPPPPGLGLCLTTYAGDGNPLPGFSGDPLAMPLAGGAEEVMRTYWNALDRENRIAIAVKRVAPDGSSELTAINRY, from the coding sequence ATGCAGGCCCCGGAACGGAATTTCGCGCGACATATCGCCGCTAACAGCTATCCCGGACGGGGCCTGATCATCGGACGGTCGGCCGATGACGGTACCTGGCTGATGCTCTACTGGATCATGGGCCGCAGCGGGCACAGCCGGAACCGCCGGCTCACGATCGAAGGTCCCGTATTGCGGACCGAACCGGTCGACCGCTCCAGGCTGGACGCGCCTGAACTGATCATCTATCCCGCCATGCTCGAACTGTCGGGTATATACATCATCGCCAACGGCGACCAGTCGCAGACCATTTACGACGCGTTGAGAAACGGCGGAACCTTCGACGACGCCCTGGCCACCCGGGAGCGTGAGCCCGACGCCCCGAACTACACGCCGCGCATCAGCGGCATGCTGGACCTGTCAGGGCCGCCCACCGTTACCCTTAACATACTCAAGGCGAATCCGGTCGATCCCGCCCGGACCGACCGGGCGACCTACCGCCCGTCGCCACCGCCGCCCGGTCTCGGACTGTGCCTGACGACGTATGCGGGGGACGGGAATCCGTTGCCGGGATTTTCGGGCGATCCCCTGGCCATGCCCCTGGCAGGCGGTGCGGAGGAAGTCATGCGGACGTACTGGAACGCTCTCGACAGGGAAAACCGGATCGCCATCGCCGTGAAACGCGTGGCCCCGGACGGAAGCAGCGAACTCACGGCCATCAACAGGTATTAA
- a CDS encoding AAA family ATPase, producing the protein MYVSHLKVRNWRNFPQIDVDLQKRQFIVGPNASGKSNLMDVFRFLPDIAKIEGGGLQRAGADRGGMTKIRNLAARRDPDIAIEVRFSDPVNGRETWRYELGLKQQARGNRHTLITYERVSRDGVALLDRPNEDDQEDIVRLTQTYLEQIAANRAFRDIARFFQAITYHHLVPPLLRHTDLIRGRTLEGDPYGQDFLEKIAREHERTRRARLSRIEQVLKVAVPQLEQLEFIRDQETGRPHLQALYAHWRPRAGIQREDQFSDGTLRLIGMLWALLEGDSLLMLEEPELCLHTGIVNRLAALIQRMQRNTGRQVLISTHSDALLSDPDIEREELLLLKPVPEGSEAEVTGNVRDALFLLERDASEDRGAFEKTHADNLDQLNLFE; encoded by the coding sequence ATGTATGTGAGTCACCTGAAAGTCAGAAACTGGCGCAATTTCCCGCAGATTGACGTCGACCTGCAGAAAAGGCAGTTCATCGTCGGCCCCAACGCGTCTGGCAAATCCAACCTGATGGACGTCTTCCGGTTTCTGCCGGATATCGCTAAGATCGAGGGCGGCGGGCTGCAGAGGGCCGGCGCGGACCGGGGCGGCATGACGAAGATCCGGAATCTCGCCGCGCGGAGGGATCCGGATATCGCCATCGAAGTCCGATTCTCCGACCCGGTTAACGGACGCGAGACCTGGCGCTACGAACTGGGGCTCAAGCAGCAGGCCCGGGGGAACCGGCATACGCTGATTACCTACGAACGCGTGAGCAGGGACGGGGTCGCCCTGCTCGACAGGCCGAACGAGGACGACCAGGAAGACATCGTGCGGCTGACGCAGACCTACCTGGAGCAGATCGCCGCCAACCGGGCGTTCCGGGATATCGCCCGGTTCTTTCAGGCCATCACCTACCATCATCTGGTGCCGCCGCTTCTGCGCCATACGGACCTGATTCGCGGCCGGACCCTCGAGGGCGATCCATATGGACAGGATTTCCTGGAGAAGATAGCCCGGGAACATGAGCGGACGCGCAGGGCCCGGCTGTCCCGGATAGAGCAGGTGCTGAAGGTGGCCGTGCCGCAGCTGGAGCAGCTAGAATTCATACGTGACCAGGAAACGGGCCGTCCCCATCTCCAGGCCCTGTATGCCCACTGGCGGCCCCGGGCCGGCATTCAGCGGGAGGACCAGTTCTCGGACGGCACGTTGCGTCTGATCGGCATGTTGTGGGCGCTTCTCGAAGGCGATTCGCTCCTGATGCTGGAAGAACCCGAACTCTGTCTGCACACGGGCATCGTCAACCGCCTTGCCGCCCTGATCCAGCGCATGCAGCGGAACACAGGCAGACAGGTGCTGATCAGCACGCACAGCGATGCGCTGTTGTCCGACCCCGATATAGAGCGTGAGGAACTCCTGTTGCTGAAGCCCGTCCCCGAAGGATCGGAAGCGGAGGTGACCGGAAACGTGCGGGACGCCCTTTTTCTACTGGAGCGGGACGCCTCGGAAGACCGGGGCGCCTTCGAAAAGACCCACGCCGACAACCTGGATCAGTTGAATCTCTTCGAATGA
- a CDS encoding mandelate racemase/muconate lactonizing enzyme family protein, producing MKITDLKCAVIGQNPVVRITTDEGIHGLGEIENSKPYMKPHVLFYRDYIIGQDPTDVNRVVASIRRLGSFKPWGSAVSAIEMALWDIAGKAAGLPVYKLLGGKMRDRVRVYNGAVRFPMKGATVEDYAEDMARMKAAPEGFTIIKQGISFHSQMPTQVPDFFYGDLQRQGFHANRGPLTEKGLKHLVACIEAMKAVLGDEVGLALDCGPGMLVPDALRLAKAVEHLHIMWLEDMITGDYTPFVLADLYREVNSRTSTPIHTGEQIYLRENFVDLIEKRAVDVVGPDPADVGGIAELKWIAEYADLHGVLMAPHGVIDGLIGLAALVHASAAMPPNYIAFEYPVGNPAWWYDIVEGLPDPVVKDGFIEVWDRPGLGVDLVPDKTVPYLKEDDQGFFD from the coding sequence ATGAAAATCACCGACCTGAAATGCGCCGTGATCGGACAGAATCCCGTGGTCCGGATCACCACGGACGAAGGGATTCACGGTCTGGGCGAAATCGAGAACTCCAAGCCCTACATGAAACCCCACGTCCTGTTCTATCGGGATTATATCATCGGCCAGGACCCGACGGACGTGAACCGCGTCGTCGCGAGCATACGGCGGCTGGGCAGTTTCAAGCCCTGGGGCAGCGCGGTCAGCGCCATCGAAATGGCCCTGTGGGATATCGCCGGCAAGGCGGCCGGCCTGCCGGTCTACAAGCTGCTCGGGGGAAAGATGCGGGACCGGGTCCGGGTCTACAACGGCGCCGTACGGTTTCCCATGAAGGGCGCCACGGTGGAAGACTACGCCGAGGACATGGCCCGGATGAAGGCGGCGCCAGAGGGTTTCACCATCATCAAGCAGGGCATCAGTTTCCACAGCCAGATGCCTACGCAGGTCCCCGACTTCTTCTACGGCGACCTGCAGCGCCAAGGCTTTCACGCCAATCGCGGTCCGCTCACCGAGAAGGGCCTGAAGCACCTGGTGGCCTGCATCGAAGCCATGAAGGCGGTCCTCGGAGATGAAGTCGGCCTGGCCCTCGACTGCGGCCCCGGCATGCTCGTGCCGGACGCCCTGCGCCTGGCGAAAGCCGTGGAACACCTGCACATCATGTGGCTCGAAGACATGATCACCGGCGACTATACGCCCTTTGTCCTGGCCGACCTCTACCGGGAGGTGAACTCGAGGACTTCTACGCCGATTCACACCGGGGAACAGATCTACCTTCGGGAGAATTTCGTCGACCTCATCGAGAAGCGGGCCGTGGACGTGGTGGGACCCGATCCCGCCGACGTGGGCGGGATCGCGGAACTCAAGTGGATCGCCGAATACGCCGACCTCCACGGCGTGCTCATGGCGCCCCACGGCGTCATCGACGGCCTGATCGGCCTGGCCGCGCTGGTGCACGCCTCGGCCGCCATGCCGCCCAACTACATCGCCTTCGAATATCCTGTCGGGAACCCGGCCTGGTGGTACGACATCGTGGAGGGCCTGCCGGACCCCGTCGTGAAAGACGGCTTCATCGAGGTCTGGGACCGTCCCGGCCTGGGCGTCGACCTGGTGCCGGACAAGACCGTTCCTTATCTGAAGGAAGACGACCAGGGATTCTTCGACTAG
- a CDS encoding phytanoyl-CoA dioxygenase family protein → MLTDQEKWLFDLHGYLVLRQVVSQEDLEHMIARCDEWHGMEEKELPPPLCSYDDPVEKPTAARAILHAEYADPVFDRLILNLPIMRVVLALTRERPQHLLSALTVNLPDSDEITLHNGASGAWRNPANDYQAADGEVFATFINAAISLVDVPDGAGFVCIPGSHKTYFERPRHVNIRSGPPTVVNVPVNAGDAVVFTEALCHGALPWPWHDPPRRTMFQRYCTSYASWTPGAGPIEEHRNLLSEGVCEMKRQGGFQGPKLVVERLLAELNGDAS, encoded by the coding sequence ATGCTCACAGATCAGGAGAAATGGCTTTTCGATCTGCACGGTTACCTGGTCCTCCGCCAGGTCGTCTCGCAGGAGGACCTTGAACACATGATCGCGCGGTGCGACGAGTGGCACGGGATGGAAGAGAAGGAGCTGCCGCCGCCGCTCTGTTCCTACGACGATCCCGTCGAAAAACCGACCGCCGCGCGGGCTATTCTCCACGCCGAATACGCCGACCCGGTTTTCGACCGGTTGATCCTCAACCTGCCGATCATGCGCGTCGTGCTCGCCCTGACCCGCGAGCGCCCTCAGCATCTGCTGTCGGCCCTCACGGTGAACCTTCCCGACAGCGACGAGATTACGCTGCACAACGGCGCCTCCGGCGCATGGCGGAACCCGGCCAACGATTACCAGGCCGCGGACGGCGAGGTTTTCGCCACCTTCATCAACGCGGCCATTTCCCTGGTGGACGTTCCGGACGGCGCCGGCTTCGTCTGCATACCGGGAAGTCACAAGACCTATTTCGAACGGCCCCGACACGTCAACATCCGATCCGGTCCCCCGACGGTCGTCAACGTGCCCGTCAACGCCGGCGACGCCGTCGTTTTCACCGAGGCGCTGTGCCACGGCGCCCTGCCCTGGCCCTGGCACGATCCCCCGCGGCGCACCATGTTCCAGCGTTACTGCACGTCCTACGCGTCCTGGACGCCCGGTGCGGGCCCCATTGAGGAACACCGGAACCTGTTGTCGGAGGGCGTCTGCGAGATGAAACGCCAGGGCGGATTCCAGGGACCGAAGCTTGTTGTAGAGCGCCTGCTGGCGGAGTTAAATGGAGACGCTTCATGA
- a CDS encoding aminotransferase class I/II-fold pyridoxal phosphate-dependent enzyme, which yields MKVDAPWDMKVNRRILEMEYAVRGPIPQRAAELKQQGRRIIPCNLGNPQALGQQPISFYREVLSLVEHPVRIERERRLKTLFDDGSLDGLERDDFHSDYVLDLSERYLARMETGMGAYSDSSGPQFIRAAVADYIDRRDGADGGRVPRSDPGQVFITNGASEAVRYVIDLLIDDESDGIMIPIPQYPLYSAAIRRCGGVQVDYFLHEESGWAMDRALLESSLEGARERGVAVKAIVVISPGNPTGAVLNEETIGEVIAFAGENGLAIIADEVYQENVYEADAGFVSFARVLGRSDVPLFSVHSTSKGFYGECGHRGGYLEIRNAPRVGNTGLSFTDLVLKQASVNICSNTVGQLMMYLLVSPPPENAEPYRRFTIERRKILDDLHDKAVMIRAGFDHMDGVSCFGRTGAMYLFPRLDRLPDGKNDFDYCMGLLEATGLVTVNGAGFGQKPGTSHLRIAFLPPRDVIEEVLPRWIEFHKAYVN from the coding sequence ATGAAAGTTGACGCGCCCTGGGACATGAAGGTCAACCGACGGATACTCGAGATGGAGTATGCCGTGCGGGGACCGATACCCCAGCGGGCAGCCGAATTGAAGCAGCAGGGCAGACGGATCATCCCGTGCAATCTCGGTAATCCCCAGGCGCTCGGCCAACAGCCCATCTCATTCTACCGGGAGGTGCTGAGCCTGGTCGAACACCCGGTTCGGATCGAACGCGAGCGTCGCCTCAAAACGCTGTTCGACGATGGCAGCCTGGACGGCCTGGAAAGGGACGACTTCCACTCCGACTACGTGCTCGACCTCAGCGAACGCTATCTGGCGCGGATGGAAACCGGCATGGGCGCCTATTCGGACAGCAGCGGGCCGCAGTTCATCCGGGCAGCCGTGGCCGATTACATCGACCGCCGGGACGGAGCGGACGGCGGCCGCGTGCCCCGTTCCGACCCCGGGCAGGTTTTTATCACCAACGGCGCCAGCGAGGCGGTGCGGTACGTCATCGATCTGCTGATCGATGACGAATCCGACGGCATCATGATCCCCATCCCCCAGTATCCGCTGTACTCCGCGGCCATCAGGCGATGCGGCGGCGTACAGGTAGACTATTTCCTCCACGAGGAATCGGGTTGGGCCATGGACAGGGCCCTGCTGGAATCTTCCCTGGAAGGCGCCCGGGAACGCGGCGTGGCCGTCAAGGCCATCGTGGTCATCAGTCCGGGCAACCCGACCGGCGCGGTACTGAACGAGGAGACAATCGGCGAGGTCATTGCCTTCGCCGGGGAAAACGGCCTGGCCATCATTGCCGACGAGGTCTACCAGGAGAACGTCTACGAAGCGGACGCGGGTTTCGTATCCTTCGCCCGGGTGCTGGGACGAAGCGATGTTCCGCTGTTCAGCGTGCACAGTACCTCGAAGGGTTTCTACGGCGAGTGCGGCCACCGGGGCGGATATCTCGAGATCAGGAACGCTCCGCGTGTCGGAAACACCGGACTGTCTTTTACAGACCTGGTGCTCAAGCAGGCTTCGGTGAATATCTGTTCCAACACAGTCGGGCAGTTGATGATGTATCTCCTCGTCAGCCCCCCGCCCGAAAACGCAGAGCCCTACCGCCGTTTCACGATCGAGCGGAGAAAGATCCTCGACGACCTCCACGACAAGGCGGTCATGATACGGGCGGGATTCGACCACATGGACGGCGTATCCTGTTTCGGACGAACGGGCGCGATGTACCTGTTTCCCCGTCTGGACAGGCTGCCGGACGGAAAGAACGACTTCGATTACTGCATGGGACTCCTGGAAGCGACCGGGCTGGTCACGGTCAACGGCGCGGGATTCGGGCAGAAACCGGGCACCAGTCACCTGAGGATCGCGTTTCTGCCGCCCAGGGATGTCATCGAGGAGGTCCTTCCGAGGTGGATCGAATTCCATAAAGCGTATGTGAATTGA